One window of the Verrucomicrobium sp. genome contains the following:
- a CDS encoding urocanate hydratase — translation MNRTFQITSGNQLRCKGWRQEALLRLLENVLAVGERPGDLVVYASLGKAARDWKSHDQIVSALQALEEDETLVIQSGKPIGVLKTHTRAPLVVMANCNLVGRWATPEHFYRLEEKGLICWGGLTAGAWQYIGTQGVIQGTYEILQRIAERHFQGSLRGRFVLTAGLGGMGGAQPLAGVMAETAILAVEADPEKIERRLKIGYLQRRADTLDEALSLIAEAVRDRKPVSVGLQGNAAEVYPEILRRGIVPDVVTDQTAAHDLLHGYIPIGHTPSSIAALRGSDPRRLEAEALASIRLHVEAMLAFQKAGSVVFDNGNNIRSQAQRAGVHRAFDIPIFTEAFLRPLFCRGIGPFRWIALSGDPADIAAIDEMILERFAENQGAVRWIGLAKKHIPFQGLPARIGWFGHGERTDLALEVNRMVREGRVSAPVAFSRDHLDAGAMAHPHIMTENLRDGSDAVADWPLLNAMLHCSSMADLVAIHSGGGGYSGYMTSAGVTLVADGTEEADERLRRSLTNDTSLGVMRYADAGYEESRDEIRKKQIPYFDLRA, via the coding sequence ATGAATCGAACCTTCCAGATCACTTCGGGAAACCAATTGCGCTGCAAAGGCTGGCGGCAGGAAGCGTTGCTCAGGCTGCTTGAGAACGTCCTGGCCGTCGGGGAGCGCCCCGGCGACCTGGTCGTTTACGCTTCCCTGGGCAAAGCCGCGCGCGATTGGAAATCCCACGACCAAATCGTCTCCGCGCTTCAGGCGCTGGAAGAAGACGAAACCCTGGTCATCCAATCAGGCAAGCCGATCGGCGTCCTCAAGACGCATACGCGGGCGCCGCTGGTCGTCATGGCCAACTGCAACCTGGTGGGCCGCTGGGCCACGCCGGAGCATTTCTACCGCCTTGAGGAAAAGGGGCTGATTTGCTGGGGCGGCCTGACCGCGGGAGCCTGGCAGTACATCGGCACGCAGGGCGTCATCCAGGGCACCTACGAAATCCTGCAGCGGATCGCCGAACGGCATTTCCAGGGCAGCCTCCGCGGGCGCTTCGTCCTGACCGCCGGCCTGGGCGGCATGGGCGGCGCGCAGCCGCTGGCCGGCGTCATGGCGGAGACGGCCATCCTGGCCGTTGAGGCCGACCCGGAAAAGATCGAGCGGCGGCTAAAGATCGGCTACCTCCAGCGCCGCGCCGACACGCTCGACGAAGCCCTCTCCCTCATCGCGGAGGCGGTGCGGGACCGCAAGCCGGTCTCCGTGGGCCTCCAGGGAAACGCGGCCGAAGTCTACCCGGAGATCCTGCGGCGCGGCATCGTCCCCGACGTGGTGACCGACCAAACCGCCGCCCACGACCTCCTCCACGGCTACATCCCCATCGGACACACGCCCTCCAGCATCGCCGCCCTGCGCGGCAGCGATCCCCGGCGGCTGGAAGCGGAGGCGCTGGCCTCCATCCGCCTGCACGTCGAGGCGATGCTCGCTTTCCAAAAAGCGGGCTCCGTCGTCTTCGATAACGGCAACAACATCCGCAGCCAGGCCCAACGGGCAGGCGTCCATCGGGCGTTCGACATCCCCATCTTCACGGAAGCCTTCCTGCGCCCGCTCTTTTGCCGGGGCATCGGCCCCTTCCGCTGGATCGCCCTTTCCGGCGATCCCGCCGACATCGCGGCCATCGATGAGATGATCCTGGAGCGCTTCGCGGAAAACCAAGGGGCGGTGCGCTGGATCGGATTGGCGAAAAAGCACATCCCCTTCCAAGGCCTTCCCGCGCGCATCGGCTGGTTCGGCCACGGCGAGCGGACCGATCTGGCCCTGGAAGTCAACCGGATGGTGCGGGAGGGGCGCGTGAGCGCCCCCGTCGCCTTCAGCCGGGACCATCTCGACGCCGGCGCCATGGCCCATCCCCACATCATGACGGAGAATCTGCGGGACGGCAGCGACGCCGTGGCCGATTGGCCGCTGCTCAACGCCATGCTCCATTGCTCCTCCATGGCCGACCTGGTGGCGATCCACTCAGGCGGCGGCGGATACAGCGGCTACATGACCAGCGCGGGAGTCACCCTCGTCGCCGACGGCACGGAAGAGGCCGACGAGCGCCTTCGCCGCAGTTTGACCAATGACACCTCCCTGGGCGTCATGCGCTACGCCGACGCGGGCTACGAAGAGTCCCGCGACGAGATCCGAAAAAAGCAGATCCCCTATTTCGACCTGAGGGCGTAG
- a CDS encoding aromatic amino acid lyase: MIVLDGSSLTIEEVVAVARDRRPVSFVPLAEKRVEQARQVVLQAAQGEQPHYGINTGVGRNFDRRIPVGEIEGFNRKLLHSHAVGLPPWATDEETRAALLVRLNTALLGRAGLSVQAVRLYRDFLNHGIHPLVPKRGSVGVCDIGCLASIGLAMMGEGTVRVEGVEKPALQALAEKGLSPLRLGAKEGLAIVSSNSLSVGLAALRLEEAGRLLEALDAIYALSLEAWQAELSPLDARFDASHASPGSRASAVRVRSFLRGGALERRPASDRIHEPLSFRSAFHIHGAARDALEWAQASLTSRLNTADDNPAVFWETGEIVASAASIDLSGTLAVESLGLALSHASRAVTARLRHFEEDRPHGLPRFLAPNPETLAFATIQKTFAALDAHIRSQAAPVSADFSPLAGNMEDIGTNSVLVLERLEAILDSFWSLAAIELLHAAQAVDLLPPFALGTGTARLHAALRARVPMLAHDRPLTPDILEARAVLRQLSSDLSPSFPYESNLPDHFGKPIALQRLAAGSVAQAA, from the coding sequence ATGATCGTCCTGGACGGCTCCTCGCTGACGATCGAAGAGGTGGTGGCGGTGGCCCGGGACCGTCGGCCCGTCTCGTTCGTTCCCTTGGCGGAGAAGCGGGTCGAGCAGGCCCGCCAAGTCGTCCTGCAGGCGGCGCAGGGAGAGCAGCCCCACTACGGCATCAACACCGGTGTGGGACGCAACTTCGACCGCCGCATCCCGGTGGGGGAAATCGAAGGCTTCAACCGCAAGCTGCTACACAGCCACGCCGTGGGCCTTCCTCCCTGGGCGACCGACGAGGAGACACGCGCCGCCCTCCTGGTGCGGCTGAACACGGCGCTTCTAGGCCGCGCGGGCTTAAGCGTGCAGGCGGTCCGCCTTTACCGCGACTTCTTGAACCACGGCATCCACCCCTTGGTGCCGAAGCGCGGCTCGGTCGGCGTCTGCGACATCGGGTGCCTGGCCTCCATCGGGCTGGCGATGATGGGGGAAGGAACCGTGCGGGTCGAAGGCGTCGAAAAACCGGCGCTGCAGGCCCTGGCGGAAAAGGGCCTCTCCCCGCTGCGCCTCGGCGCGAAGGAAGGCCTGGCCATCGTCAGCTCCAATTCCCTTTCCGTCGGCCTGGCCGCCTTACGGCTGGAAGAGGCGGGGCGCCTCTTGGAGGCGCTCGACGCGATTTACGCCCTCTCCCTGGAAGCGTGGCAGGCGGAGCTTTCCCCGCTCGACGCCCGCTTCGACGCGTCCCACGCTTCCCCCGGCAGCCGGGCCAGCGCGGTGCGAGTCCGGAGCTTCCTCCGCGGCGGCGCGCTGGAACGGCGCCCCGCCTCCGACCGGATCCACGAGCCCCTCAGCTTCCGCTCCGCCTTCCACATCCACGGCGCGGCCCGGGACGCCTTGGAATGGGCCCAGGCCTCCCTCACCTCCCGGCTCAACACGGCTGACGACAACCCCGCCGTCTTTTGGGAAACCGGCGAGATCGTGGCCTCGGCCGCCTCGATCGACCTCTCGGGGACGCTGGCCGTCGAAAGCCTGGGCCTGGCCCTTTCCCACGCCTCGCGGGCGGTCACCGCCCGCCTGCGCCACTTTGAGGAAGACCGGCCGCACGGCCTGCCCCGCTTTTTGGCGCCGAATCCGGAGACGCTCGCCTTCGCCACCATCCAAAAGACCTTCGCCGCGCTCGACGCCCACATCCGCAGCCAGGCCGCGCCCGTCTCCGCCGACTTCAGCCCGCTGGCAGGGAACATGGAGGACATCGGCACAAATTCCGTCCTAGTCCTGGAACGGCTGGAGGCGATCCTCGACTCCTTCTGGTCGCTGGCCGCCATCGAGCTGCTCCACGCCGCCCAGGCCGTCGACCTGCTGCCTCCCTTCGCCCTGGGCACCGGAACGGCCCGCCTACACGCCGCACTCCGCGCCCGCGTGCCGATGCTGGCCCATGACCGCCCCCTTACCCCCGACATCCTGGAAGCCCGAGCCGTGCTGCGGCAGCTCTCCTCCGATCTTTCCCCATCCTTTCCCTATGAATCGAACCTTCCAGATCACTTCGGGAAACCAATTGCGCTGCAAAGGCTGGCGGCAGGAAGCGTTGCTCAGGCTGCTTGA
- a CDS encoding DUF917 family protein translates to MSRILTRKDVEAAVKGGSIYASGGGGWVEHGLQIGGAAVAIGQPELVPVSEVPNDAVIVTTTAIGAPAGTTDWQMLGVDYVKAVQLLQEAIDRPIFGVMTPQNGMSSSINGWLPAALLGLKVIDATGDIRAHPTGDMGAMGLASRKDLQTVQTLVGGKRETGSYVELVVRGTVAKTSAILRTAADQAGGFAASARLPIDAAYVKQHGAIGGITSALRLGEAIVKAEESGSDVLKAILSHTGGTLIGRGTVTAKDVAYTNAAFDIGRIEVGTGRERVTLHVMNEHMAVDDADGRRIASYPDVITTLTLGGHPLSAGQVQVGAEIVVLRIEKSLLPMSSSVTDPTVYPPVEKALGINLADYALDGQSAA, encoded by the coding sequence ATGAGTCGGATTTTGACCCGGAAAGACGTCGAAGCGGCCGTGAAAGGCGGCTCGATCTACGCCTCCGGCGGCGGAGGATGGGTGGAGCACGGCCTGCAGATTGGCGGCGCGGCGGTGGCCATCGGCCAGCCGGAGCTGGTCCCCGTGAGCGAAGTCCCCAACGACGCCGTCATTGTGACCACGACCGCTATCGGCGCTCCCGCCGGAACGACCGACTGGCAGATGCTCGGCGTCGACTACGTCAAGGCGGTGCAACTGCTGCAGGAGGCGATCGACCGCCCCATCTTCGGCGTGATGACCCCGCAAAACGGCATGTCCAGCTCGATCAACGGCTGGCTTCCCGCCGCCCTTCTGGGCCTGAAAGTCATCGACGCCACCGGCGACATCCGCGCCCACCCCACCGGGGACATGGGGGCGATGGGGCTGGCCTCCCGGAAGGACCTGCAAACGGTGCAGACGCTCGTCGGCGGGAAGCGGGAGACCGGCTCCTACGTGGAGCTCGTCGTCCGGGGCACGGTGGCGAAAACCTCCGCGATCCTGCGGACCGCGGCGGACCAGGCGGGGGGCTTCGCCGCCAGCGCCCGCCTGCCGATCGACGCCGCCTACGTGAAGCAGCACGGCGCGATCGGCGGCATCACCTCCGCCCTGCGCCTGGGCGAGGCGATCGTGAAGGCGGAGGAAAGCGGCTCCGACGTGTTGAAGGCGATCCTCTCCCATACCGGCGGCACCCTGATTGGCCGCGGCACCGTCACCGCGAAGGACGTGGCCTACACGAACGCGGCGTTCGACATCGGCCGCATCGAGGTCGGGACCGGCCGCGAGCGCGTCACCCTGCACGTGATGAACGAGCACATGGCGGTCGACGACGCCGACGGGCGCCGGATCGCCAGCTATCCCGACGTGATCACCACCCTGACCCTGGGGGGCCACCCCCTCAGCGCCGGACAAGTCCAGGTGGGAGCGGAAATCGTGGTGCTGCGCATCGAGAAATCGCTGCTGCCGATGAGCTCCAGCGTGACCGACCCGACGGTCTATCCGCCGGTCGAAAAGGCCCTGGGGATCAACCTGGCCGACTACGCCCTGGACGGGCAAAGCGCCGCATGA
- a CDS encoding YezD family protein codes for MASTSDSATTKPERTASQAELVRRILRALSGLEYGSVEIVVQDSKVVQIERNQKSRFARPLEIPPPGI; via the coding sequence TTGGCCTCGACATCTGACTCCGCCACCACCAAGCCGGAGCGGACGGCCTCCCAGGCCGAGTTGGTCCGCCGGATCTTGCGCGCGCTTTCCGGCCTCGAATACGGCTCGGTGGAAATCGTCGTCCAAGACTCCAAGGTGGTCCAGATTGAGCGCAATCAGAAGTCCCGCTTTGCCCGTCCCCTGGAGATTCCCCCGCCGGGGATTTGA